TGGATATTCGGATTCCAGTAAAGGGTGCTACGGAAATCGCTGCGCTGTGCGGGCTGTTTTTGCGATTCGTATTTGGGCGCGTAGAAAGTACGCGCACGGCTGAAAGTTTGATTGCGATAGCGCCCCATGGAACTGGGTTTTTCTTCTTTTGCCCATGTGCTTCTGCTGGCGTAGGAGCGCGGTTGCAATTGGCTGCTGCTAAAGGCTTGGCCGCTTGCTGTTTTGTCAGGCTCGGTGAGCGGGATTTTAAAGTTGGTGACGGTAACTTCATTCATTGGCGCTTCCCCAGCCATGTCCGCTGGTGTGCCGCCCCTCATGATTTTCATTTCGTCATCCAATGCTGGCGGCGGCGCTCCTGTCACCCGAACGCCGTCTATGTAATACTCCGTCGCATCAGAGCGCGAGCTTTTGATTTTTATGTCATCGCGGGCTTTAGGCTTTGCTCCGGCGCTGGTGGCGACGATGGCGTTCGTTTTTTGAGTGGGCAGATTTCGGATTTGCTCGGAAGTGAGTGCGCTGGCGGGCATGGTTTTGTCTTGTTCTATAAGGGGTACGCTGTAAGAAACAACATTTACCTCGCTGAGCAGGGAGCCATTGCTCATTACGTCATCCAACACGGTGAATGTGCCTTTCAAAATTTTCACGCCAGTGGCTTTTCTTGTTGCGTAACCCGTGAATGAAATCTCCACATCATAGATGCCGGGGTCGAGCGGTTTCACGCGGTAATTGCCGTCGTAGTCGGTGATAGTGCCGCGTACCAACTCATTGCCTTTCAATACTTTCACCGTCGCGCCGATGAGCGGTTCGCCTGTGTCGTCCAGTATTTTGCCTTGCAAAAAAGCGTTCGCGGAGGTGTTTGGCAAATGGCGTATTGTGGGAGGGGCGACGTGGCGGCCACCTTTTTCGGACAACGCATAATTCGAGCCGTACTCATAGAGTGGATAATACACATCGCGCCCGTAGAGCAGGTGCGTATGTTTTTCGATGTCCACATTTTTGAACGAAAAACGGCCCTCCAAGTCGGTCGTCGCGCTGGGGCCTTTGGGATAAAGGGAGATTTTTGCCTGCGCGAGCGGCTTGCCATTTTTGCGAAACAACTGACCTTCTACCACCGTGCGCTCGCCCGGCTGTTGGTATGCAACGGGCTGGGCCTCCTGAATTTCCTTCCAATCAAAACGTCGCCAGCCCTGTGTCATCAGCAGGTAATCGAGCGCCTGTTCGGACTTGGGTTCGGCGGGGTCGAAATAGAAATTCGGCTCCTCGATGTTGCCTTTCACGTCTTGTTCGAGTAGGAGGCTGGCGAGCAGATGGCCCTGTTTATCGTTGGCGAAAGTGAGTTGGTTTTCGTCGGCGACGGCGAGGGAGAATTTGCCCTGCACGGGTCGCCCGGCATGGTCTGCCACGCGGATTTTCATCTTTACCTGTTCGCGGGGGAGGTATTTTTCCTTGTCGGGTCGGAGTTCGATTTTCAGCCCCCGGTCGCGGTTCACAAAAGCGAGGCGTTCGGCTTGTTCGGTTTTGTTTTGGTCAAACAAAGTAAAACGCGCGATGCCGACGGGCAGGTCTTTTGTGGGTACGACGACCTTTCCAGCCGTCGCCTTTGCGAGGTTTATTTCTTTGAAAAAGAACAATTTGTCCTGACTTTGGCCGACCAAATAGACCTTGCCGGGCTGGTTGGCGGCGACTTCAAAGGTCAGGCTCTGGGCGTTGCGCTCCTGAAGGCGCAGGGCGTATCCCGTGGTTTGAATTTCGGGCAATGCAAAAGTTTTTTCCGAAGAAAAAGGTTTGGTCAGTCGTGCTTCGTAATGCTCGCCGGGCTGCGGCACGAAGTCGAACGCGCCCATGCCGTCGTGGTAACTGCTAAACGCGGCAACTTGCTCGCCCCGGCTGTTCAGCACCGCGCCTTCCACGTCGGCGGGTTTGCCAAATTCGTTGGTGGCCTTGAATGCCATGCGGCACGGCAGGCTGGCGATGGCGTCGCCGCCTTCGGGGAAAAATTGGAGGTCAATTTTGTTCAGCACGAGCGGAATCGCCCGTGAGATGGCCTCCGTTTGGCCGCCGTGTTCGATTTGGATATTGAGCAAACCGTCGGCAGTTTCTATGTTGGACGGCAACTGAAAACGGACGTAGGCACGGCCATTCGCGTCGGTCAGGGCATCTCCGTCGGTGAATTGTTGCCCGCCGACAGCGGCGGTGAAACGCAACTTCTGGTTGGCAAGTGGCTTATTGTCAAGGCTGTGCGCGTCGAATCGGGCAATCGCCACGTCGCCGGGGCCGAAGGCTTTTCGCTCGAATTCGAGTTTGAGGTTTAGGTTGGGCAGCACCACTTTTTGGAGGGTGACGCTGCGCTCGAACACCTCGCTCGTGTTTTGCATCCAACGGGTGTAGGCCTTGATTTTGTAGAGGCCACCGGGCAGGTCTTTTGAAAATTCAAAATCGCCTGCCGTCGTGCCGTCGAAGGCGAGGTAGGTTTTTTTCTGCAAAACGGCGCCGCGTGGGTCGAGCAGTTCGACGTGCAGAATCTGACTTTGCAAGGAGGGCATGAGGTCGCCTGCGTTGCGGATGTAGGCGCCGAACCAGATGGTTTCTCCGGGTTGATACAGGGTGCGGTCGAGGTGGAGGTAGAGTTTTTCGGGGGCGGTTTCTTTCTGGCGGCGCTCAAGGTTGGCTTTCAAGTCTTTGAAAACGAGCGAGTCGCCAAAGACGAAGGGTTGGCGCTGTGCGTCAGAAATGGCGAATAATGTGAGCGGAAGATTTGGCTGGGTGCGGTAGTCCGCAGGGGATAGGCTTGCTGAAAGCAGCGCCAAAAGTAGCATCGTGATTGGGTGTAGCATAAAGAGGAAGATTTTTCAGGTCAGATGCGAGCCGAGAATAAAATTGCACAAATTACCCCTTGATTTGTTAGGATTTGTGAGATGACCATGATTGATGCCCCCGATTTTGAACAGATTGCGCTTTTGGCCATGCTCAGAACTTGACGGCGCGAGGTATATTTTCCGAAAAATAGTTCGGGTGTGCGGAGTACTGCCCGATCAGGGTGAATGCGCCGCTTGGGTGGGCGGAAGGCACATAAAAAAAACGAGCCACTCCGCAGTTTGGAGTGGCTCGTGGTAATTGGTTTTGGCGAAGGGTGTCATCACTCGCCAAACCACTTTTGATAGTCAACGCAAAGTGGTTTTGAACGGACGGCGCTCGCAATCCTTCGAAAATCACACAAATCAATCAAGGAAACCCCTGCCTTGCCAACGGGCAGGTTCAAATCCTCTTTAATCTGGGTAGAAATCGCTGGCTTTCTATAGCAAGCTCAAATCCACCACGATTGTCTTTTTGTACTTTTGACTGATGGTTTTTTGCGCGGCATCGGCGGATTTTTTATCAGCGAAAGGCCCTACGATGGCTTTGTAGGTTGGGTTATTCATCTCGTCGCGCTTCACATTCACTAACACCTTGCCGGGGTATTTTGCTTGCAATTCTCTGACGAAAGGCAACACGCCGTTGGCATCGCTGAGGGATACGATTTGGACACCGAAGCCCTTTTTTTGCGACTCCGCAATGTCCACCTTGAAAAGGTTGGAACTTGGTGCCACCTTCGCGGTCGGCGCGGCGTTCGTCTTAGTCGCCACTGAGTTGGAATGAGTGACGGGTGTGTCATTTGTTTGAGTGTTGGCGAATTGTGCGCGAGAAGCCGTATTGGCATTTACCCCTTTTGCTATTTGGTTGGGTTCTAGGGTGCGGAACGCTTCTGCTTCCAATTGGGCATCGTTGGTGAGGGCAGATTGGGCGGTCTCTACCACCTCGATTTTCACGCGGACGGAGCCTGCTTTTATCATGTCGAGTTCTTTGGCAGCGGCCATTGACACATCCACGATGTAGCCTTCCACAAATGGCCCCCGGTCGTTGACGCGCACCACGACGGATTTTTTGTTGTCGAGTCGGGTGACGCGAATTTTTGTGCCAAAGGCCATAGTTTTGTGCGAACAGGTGAGCGCGTCTTTGTTGTACTTTTCGCCACTAGCAGTGGGCCGCCCTTGAAATGAGTCAGCGTAATAGCCGCATTTCCCGATTTCGGTTTTGTTTTTCTGAGCGAGAGAGGGGAGAGGGGCTGCAATCAAGGCGAGGACACAGAGGCAGGAGATGGCAAATAAGGTTTGGCGCATCATAATTCTGAAGTTTAAAATGTTATTCGTTGTTGTCTGTTGATGCTCGTTAGAACGCCGACTTCTTGATTTTTTGTCAAATTGATGCCGACATTTTTCAAACATACTGAAAATCAGCCCAAAGCAACTTCCTTTTTATGAAAAAAACAAATGCGCTCGAACGCCAACGCGCTGTGTACATCGGTGGGGCGGCAGGTGTGCGGCAGGTGATTCCGTTCGATGGTGCCGCGCTGGAGCTCCGTGCCAAGGAGAAAATGAGCGCCGAAGCCTTTGCTTATATCGCGGGCGGCGCAGGGTTGGAGCGGACGATGGCTGCCAATTTGAGCGGCTTCGACCGTTGGCGCATCGTGCCTCGGATGTTGCGCAATGTGGAAGAACGCGACGCTTCCACTGATTTTTTTGGGAAAAAAATCCCCGCCCCGTTTTTCCTCGCACCGATAGGCGTGCTCGAAATGGCTCATCCTGAGGCTGATTTGGCGGTGGCGAAAGCTGCCGGCGCGTTCGGTGTTCCTTACATTTTTTCCAATCAAGCCTCCGTGTCGATGGAACAGTGCGCGGCTGCTATGGGCGATGCGCCGCATCTTTTCCAACTTTATTGGAGCCGCTCCAATGATTTGGTAGCCAGTTTTTTGCGTCGTGCGGAGGCTTGTGGTTGCTCTGCCGTTGTGGTCACGCTCGACACGACCATGCTCGGTTGGCGAACTCGCGACCTCGACTTGGCCACCTTGCCTTTTTTGAAAGGCATGGGCATCGCGCAGTACACTTCCGACCCGGTGTTCCAACGCCTGCTCGACGAGCCTGACCCCACGCCGCGCCCCAAAACGAAGGTGACTTGGGACGCGATTCGGACACTGCTGGCCTCTTCTCGCCGCTATCCGGGCGGTTTTTGGGACAACCTGCGCAGCGGGCGCGGGTTGGCGGCGGTGCGCAAGTTCACGCAGATTTATTCGCGCCCCAACATCACTTGGAGCGACCTGCCTTTCCTGCGCGAACACACTCAACTGCCCATTGTGCTAAAAGGCATCCTCCACCCCGATGATGCCAAAAAGGCATTGGACTATGGCGCGGATGGCATCTATGTGTCCAACCACGGCGGGCGGCAGGTGGATGGCTCGATTGGGGCCATCGAGGCATTGCCCAATGTATTGGAAGCCGTGCGTGGCAAGGTGCCGGTGCTGTTCGACAGCGGTATACGCGGCGGTGCGGATGCTTTCAAGGCGCTGGCGCTCGGCGCGACGGCGGTGGGCATTGGTCGTCCTTATTGCTATGCGCTGGCGGTGAACGGTCAGGCAGGCGTGGAGGAGTTGCTCGACAATTGGTTTTCGGATTTTGAACTCACTATGGGGCTGGCTGGCTGCAAAAACGTGGCGGAGGTACAGGCGGCAGGCACGGTGCAAGCAGTTTGACGGAGGTATGCACATCGTTATTTTCGACATAGGCAAGACCAACAAAAAATGCTTCGTGTTCGACGAGGACTATCGCATTGTCTTTGAAAAGAGCGAGCAATTGCCCGAAACAGTTGACGAGGATGGCGTTCCTTGCGAGGACGTGGTGTTGCTCTCCGACTGGGTCTGGAACACGTTTTTGACTCTCCTCGAAGACGAGCGTTTCGTGGTTTCGGGCGTGAATGTCACGACCTATGGCGCGAGCCTCGTCTATTTGTCTCATAAAGCCGCACAGGGGCCGTTGGAACGTCACACTGGGATAGAGTTGCCGCTCTACAATTATTTGAAACCTTTTCCCGAAAACTTGAAAACACGGTTTTTTGAAAAACACGGCGGCGAGGAAAAAATATCGCTCGAAACGGCTTCTCCCACGCTGGGCAGTCTCAATTCCGGCCTTCAACTCTACCGTTTGAAACATCAAAAACCGGATGACTTTCAAAAAGTCAAATATGCCCTGCACCTTCCTCAATACGTCGCGTCGCTGATTTCCAACGAGTATTTTTCAGACATCACGAGCATCGGTTGCCACACGATGCTTTGGGATTTTCAAAAGAACGATTACCACGAGTGGGTGAGACGGGAAGGCTTGGATGCGAAATTTCCTCCCCAAAAAGAATCAGACAGCGCCACTTGGGTGCCAATTCCGATTTCGGTCGGCGGGGAGTACCACGCTTTTTATGTAGGTGTTGGTCTTCACGATAGCTCTGCGGCACTGATTCCCTACCTCGCCAGTTTTCGGGAACCGTTTGTGTTGATTTCCACTGGCACTTGGAATATCTCGCTGAATCCGTTCAACGACAACCCTTTGACGTTCGAGGAACTGGCACTGGATTGCCTTTGCTACCTGACCTTTCAGGGAAAACCCGTGAAGGCATCGAGGCTTTTTGCCGGCCACGAGCACGAACAGGCGGTGAGACGCATCGCCGCGCAGTTCGGGGTGGCCGGGGATTTTTACGAGCGCGTTCGATTTTCCAAGTCAGAGGAGCAAGAAGAATTTTCGGAAAACTATATCGCCTTTATGCGGCAATTGGTTGAAAAACAGGTCTTTTCCACAAAATTGATTTTGACGGAAAATACCCGAAGGATATTCGTGGACGGAGGTTTTTCCAAAAACGAGATTTTTATGTCGTTGCTCGCTCGGGCATTTCCCGAAATGGAAGTTTTTGCGGCGGAAGTGCCCCAGGCGACGGCGCTCGGCGCGGCGCTGGCGATTCACCGTTTTTGGAACAAAAAACCACCGCCGCAAAACCTGATTGCCCTGAAAAGATATTGACCACCCTCTACCCTCTACCATGAACACTTCCTACAACTCAAATTTTCCATCCATCGAAGACCTCCGCAAGCGTGCGCGACGGCGCATCCCGCGTTTTGCTTTTGAATATCTGGACGGCGGCTGCAACGAGGATGTGAACCTGCACAAAAACACCGCCGAACTACGAGCGGTCGAATTGAAGCCGTTTTATTTGAGCAAACACGGGGTCACGGACATGAAGACCGAACTGTTTGGTCAAGTGTATGATGCGCCGTTCGGCATCGCGCCTGTCGGTTTGCAAGGTTTGATGTGGCCGGGCGCGCCTGAAATTTTGGCGAAATCCGCTTTTGAACACAATATCCCGTTCATTCTCAGCACCGTGACGACGGCGAGCATCGAGCGCATTGGTGAGCTGACGGAGGGAAAATTCTGGTACCAACTTTACCACCCCGCTGACAACACGATGCGCGACGACATCCTCGCTCGCGCCGAATCCGCTGGCTGCCAAGTGCTGGTCATCCTTTGCGACGTGCCCACGTTTGGCTACCGCCCACGCGACATCCGAAACGGCCTCGCTATGCCCCCCAAAATGACTATGCGCAATGTGTTGCAGATATTGGGAAAACCGCATTGGGCCATCCGAACCCTCCTGCACGGCCAGCCGCATTTTGCCACCATGAAAAAATATATGCCCAAGGGTCTCGACATCAAACAATTGGGGCTGTATATGAATCAGACTTTTTCTGGCCGACTCAACGAGGAAAAAATCGCCCCCATCCGCGACCGCTGGAAAGGAAAACTCGTCTTGAAAGGCGTGGCGAGCGAGCAGGACACCGAAATGGCCATCAAATTAGGACTCGACGGCATCATCGTGTCGAATCACGGCGGCAGGCAACTGGACGCGGGACAATCAACCATAAAATCTCTTGCGGACATTACACCCAAGTATGCGGGGCGGATTAAAATCATGATGGATAGCGGATTGCGCAGTGGCCCCGACATAGCGCGGGCTTTGGCAAGTGGTGCGGAGTTTGCGTTTTTGGGCAGAGCGTTCATGTACGGCGTGGTGGCGTTGGGGGAAAAAGGCGGGCAGCACACCATTTCGATTTTAAAAATCCAACTCAAGCAGGTGATGGAGCAAATCTGTTGCGAGCGTGTGAGCGACCTTCCCAAGCATTTGGTTTGATTTGATAAAAAAACGCAGAGGCGCAGAGTACCACACTACTGGGCAAATTCGGGAATTTTCAGAAAAGCGTGCCAAACCTTTCTATATGTTTTTTTACACGGCGAACGCTGCACTCAAAG
This genomic interval from Saprospiraceae bacterium contains the following:
- a CDS encoding carboxypeptidase regulatory-like domain-containing protein, with amino-acid sequence MLHPITMLLLALLSASLSPADYRTQPNLPLTLFAISDAQRQPFVFGDSLVFKDLKANLERRQKETAPEKLYLHLDRTLYQPGETIWFGAYIRNAGDLMPSLQSQILHVELLDPRGAVLQKKTYLAFDGTTAGDFEFSKDLPGGLYKIKAYTRWMQNTSEVFERSVTLQKVVLPNLNLKLEFERKAFGPGDVAIARFDAHSLDNKPLANQKLRFTAAVGGQQFTDGDALTDANGRAYVRFQLPSNIETADGLLNIQIEHGGQTEAISRAIPLVLNKIDLQFFPEGGDAIASLPCRMAFKATNEFGKPADVEGAVLNSRGEQVAAFSSYHDGMGAFDFVPQPGEHYEARLTKPFSSEKTFALPEIQTTGYALRLQERNAQSLTFEVAANQPGKVYLVGQSQDKLFFFKEINLAKATAGKVVVPTKDLPVGIARFTLFDQNKTEQAERLAFVNRDRGLKIELRPDKEKYLPREQVKMKIRVADHAGRPVQGKFSLAVADENQLTFANDKQGHLLASLLLEQDVKGNIEEPNFYFDPAEPKSEQALDYLLMTQGWRRFDWKEIQEAQPVAYQQPGERTVVEGQLFRKNGKPLAQAKISLYPKGPSATTDLEGRFSFKNVDIEKHTHLLYGRDVYYPLYEYGSNYALSEKGGRHVAPPTIRHLPNTSANAFLQGKILDDTGEPLIGATVKVLKGNELVRGTITDYDGNYRVKPLDPGIYDVEISFTGYATRKATGVKILKGTFTVLDDVMSNGSLLSEVNVVSYSVPLIEQDKTMPASALTSEQIRNLPTQKTNAIVATSAGAKPKARDDIKIKSSRSDATEYYIDGVRVTGAPPPALDDEMKIMRGGTPADMAGEAPMNEVTVTNFKIPLTEPDKTASGQAFSSSQLQPRSYASRSTWAKEEKPSSMGRYRNQTFSRARTFYAPKYESQKQPAQRSDFRSTLYWNPNIQTDKKGEAEVEFFTSDAITNFRATLEGIGEMGQPGRTEQKFFVQKPLSIAVKVPASVISGDILKLQIAISNKTNYAAGGHLNIAVPEHFSPKNEIQANAQLAPGETKTITAEYVIGLQKTENQSVSIKFSADENVLDAFETTVRTLDRGFPVKQIASGNAAQNAFNIRLHEPVEGTVSATLTAYPNALEDVLKGMERMLRQPSGCFEQVSSSNYPNLLVLDLLRQTGTAKPEVESRAMTLLEDGYKKLTAYECKSGGFDWYGRDPAHEGLTAYGILEFTDMAKVFAVDKKMIDRTVTWLASRRDGKGSWQVNPQSLHGWKKDGVLDAYIAWAVAEAGYGTQFAAEIEHARQQTEKSGDPYQLALLANALLAAKDKQGKVLLTQLLDKQAADGSWAGTSHSVFHAYGNCFQIETTALATLALMKSGEKNTALQKAIDYLIKSKTEYGYGSTQSTVLALKALVEYAKIGNQSAADGTIVVQVDGRRVAEQPYSTRDAKRLEIKNLEQFFTSSNPRVEVFFENSKAAIPFDLEIKYASRQPRNAKDCPISFQTNLGQNIAKIGETVRLTASLKNESAQPQASPMLVLGIPAGLTLQPWQLKKIVDEKQCDFYELWDGFAVFHFEKIGANETRTLHLDLRADVAGTFEAPASQAFLYYTNDQRVWSKPERVVVNAQ
- a CDS encoding septal ring lytic transglycosylase RlpA family protein, with the protein product MMRQTLFAISCLCVLALIAAPLPSLAQKNKTEIGKCGYYADSFQGRPTASGEKYNKDALTCSHKTMAFGTKIRVTRLDNKKSVVVRVNDRGPFVEGYIVDVSMAAAKELDMIKAGSVRVKIEVVETAQSALTNDAQLEAEAFRTLEPNQIAKGVNANTASRAQFANTQTNDTPVTHSNSVATKTNAAPTAKVAPSSNLFKVDIAESQKKGFGVQIVSLSDANGVLPFVRELQAKYPGKVLVNVKRDEMNNPTYKAIVGPFADKKSADAAQKTISQKYKKTIVVDLSLL
- a CDS encoding lactate 2-monooxygenase; this translates as MKKTNALERQRAVYIGGAAGVRQVIPFDGAALELRAKEKMSAEAFAYIAGGAGLERTMAANLSGFDRWRIVPRMLRNVEERDASTDFFGKKIPAPFFLAPIGVLEMAHPEADLAVAKAAGAFGVPYIFSNQASVSMEQCAAAMGDAPHLFQLYWSRSNDLVASFLRRAEACGCSAVVVTLDTTMLGWRTRDLDLATLPFLKGMGIAQYTSDPVFQRLLDEPDPTPRPKTKVTWDAIRTLLASSRRYPGGFWDNLRSGRGLAAVRKFTQIYSRPNITWSDLPFLREHTQLPIVLKGILHPDDAKKALDYGADGIYVSNHGGRQVDGSIGAIEALPNVLEAVRGKVPVLFDSGIRGGADAFKALALGATAVGIGRPYCYALAVNGQAGVEELLDNWFSDFELTMGLAGCKNVAEVQAAGTVQAV
- a CDS encoding alpha-hydroxy-acid oxidizing protein, with the translated sequence MNTSYNSNFPSIEDLRKRARRRIPRFAFEYLDGGCNEDVNLHKNTAELRAVELKPFYLSKHGVTDMKTELFGQVYDAPFGIAPVGLQGLMWPGAPEILAKSAFEHNIPFILSTVTTASIERIGELTEGKFWYQLYHPADNTMRDDILARAESAGCQVLVILCDVPTFGYRPRDIRNGLAMPPKMTMRNVLQILGKPHWAIRTLLHGQPHFATMKKYMPKGLDIKQLGLYMNQTFSGRLNEEKIAPIRDRWKGKLVLKGVASEQDTEMAIKLGLDGIIVSNHGGRQLDAGQSTIKSLADITPKYAGRIKIMMDSGLRSGPDIARALASGAEFAFLGRAFMYGVVALGEKGGQHTISILKIQLKQVMEQICCERVSDLPKHLV